A window of Panicum virgatum strain AP13 chromosome 8K, P.virgatum_v5, whole genome shotgun sequence contains these coding sequences:
- the LOC120643925 gene encoding protein FAM136A-like, producing the protein MDPVGAMEERIVTERIRRKLEEVNAAAQQHLAGVQDHVNFTMQQAYFKCAYDCFDRRRNQEGINNCVENCSVPVLTANNLVENEMAKFQERLNRSLMVCQDKFEAAKLQKMKTDATQELESCVNKSIDDSIRVLPHVVEQIKSSLNIN; encoded by the exons ATGGACCCCGTGGGCGCGATGGAGGAGCGGATCGTCACGGAGCGGATCCGCCGGAAGCTCGAGGAGGTCAACGCCGCCGCGCAGCAGCACCTCGCCGGCGTCCAGGACCACGTCAACTTCACCATGCAG CAAGCATACTTCAAGTGTGCATATGATTGCTTCGATCGCCGAAGGAACCAAGAAGGGATTAACAACTGCGTGGAGAACTGTAGTGTGCCTGTTCTCACCGCCAATAATCTTGTTGAGAATGAAATGGCCAAATTTCAG GAACGGTTGAATCGGTCATTGATGGTCTGCCAAGACAAGTTTGAAGCAGCCAAGCTCCAGAAGATGAAAACGGATGCGACTCAGGAACTGGAATCCTGTGTGAACAAATCTATAGATGACAGCATCAGGGTGCTGCCCCATGTGGTGGAGCAGATCAAGTCCTCCCTCAACATCAATTAG
- the LOC120643924 gene encoding pentatricopeptide repeat-containing protein At3g12770-like, with product MPALLPTSAAVVHHYNRLITAAATSSPASLRALLPIHARAVVLGLSANPAFATSLLAAAAPASLAYARRVFDAAPERDAYMWNTLLRAHAHSQPHAADALALYKRMRAAGVAPDHYTYPIVLPACVAARAPRLGRAAHGDAVRFALAGDGFVRSALIVMYFQEGAVADAERVFVESNGTSPTVVSWSAMVAGYVQNYFFGEAVALFGRMIAEGVLPNEITLISFLPCLQGQEWLDAGEMVHGFVIKLGFDANIPLVNALIAMYGKCGSIAMAEALFEGMTVRSLVSWNTMVAMYEQHGDAVEAIKFFRRMLTEKVGFDCVTLVSVLSACARSGALDTGKWVHEFARNHGLDTDPRVGNVLVDMYAKCGEISNAREVFDSLHVRGVVPWSAMISAYANHGESAEALKLFSLMKSEGVRPNSFTFTAVLVACGHSGLVDEGLKHFNSILTDYQMSPTLEHYACMVDMLGRAGRLNEAYQIIRGMPMCPDKCVWGAFLGGCRLHGNLELAEFVAKDLFQSGSNDVTFYVLMSNLYFEAGMLEDAERMRRAMKDMELKKTAGRSAVNQ from the coding sequence ATGCCCGCTCTGctccccacctccgccgccgtcgtccaccACTACAACCGCctcatcaccgccgccgccacctcctccccggcctccctccgcgcgctcctccccatccacgcccgcgccgtcgtcctcggCTTGTCCGCCAACCCGGCCTTCGCCaccagcctcctcgccgccgcggcgcccgcctCCCTCGCCTACGCGCGCAGGGTGTTCGACGCCGCGCCCGAACGCGATGCATACATGTGGAACACCCTCCTCCGCGCGCACGCCCACTCCCAACCGCACGCTGCCGATGCCCTCGCCCTCTACAAGCGGATGCGCGCCGCGGGCGTCGCGCCGGACCACTACACCTACCCCATCGTGCTCCCGGCCTGCGTggctgcgcgcgcgccgcggcttgggcgggcggcgcacggTGACGCGGTGCGGTTCGCGCTGGCGGGGGATGGGTTCGTGCGCAGCGCCCTCATCGTGATGTACTTCCAGGAAGGGGCGGTGGCCGACGCCGAGCGGGTCTTTGTGGAGAGCAATGGTACTTCCCCGACGGTCGTGTCGTGGTCGGCCATGGTTGCTGGGTACGTGCAAAACTACTTCTTTGGCGAGGCAGTTGCGCTGTTTGGCAGGATGATTGCTGAGGGTGTGCTTCCGAATGAGATCACTCTGATCAGTTTCCTGCCCTGCTTGCAGGGCCAAGAATGGCTGGATGCTGGCGAGATGGTTCATGGGTTTGTGATCAAGTTGGGGTTCGATGCAAACATCCCTTTGGTTAATGCACTCATCGCAATGTATGGGAAGTGTGGGAGCATTGCTATGGCAGAGGCTCTGTTTGAAGGAATGACGGTGCGCAGTCTGGTTTCTTGGAACACGATGGTTGCCATGTATGAGCAGCATGGTGATGCGGTTGAGGCAATCAAGTTTTTCCGCAGGATGCTGACTGAGAAGGTCGGGTTTGACTGTGTGACTCTTGTCAGTGTTCTGTCAGCTTGCGCACGCTCAGGAGCCCTGGATACTGGCAAATGGGTGCACGAGTTTGCCCGGAATCATGGGCTTGACACAGATCCAAGGGTTGGCAATGTTCTTGTCGACATGTATGCAAAGTGCGGCGAGATTTCTAATGCAAGGGAGGTCTTTGACAGTTTGCATGTGCGGGGTGTTGTGCCCTGGAGTGCCATGATAAGCGCATACGCCAACCATGGGGAGTCTGCAGAGGCTCTCAAGCTCTTCTCCCTGATGAAAAGTGAAGGGGTGAGGCCTAATTCATTCACATTCACTGCGGTTCTAGTGGCTTGTGGCCACTCAGGCCTTGTTGATGAAGGACTTAAGCATTTCAACAGCATCCTGACAGACTACCAGATGTCACCAACACTTGAGCACTACGCCTGCATGGTCGACATGCTAGGGCGTGCTGGTAGACTTAACGAAGCATATCAAATCATCAGGGGAATGCCAATGTGCCCAGACAAGTGCGTGTGGGGTGCATTCCTTGGTGGTTGTAGGCTTCATGGCAATCTGGAGCTAGCTGAATTCGTTGCCAAGGACCTCTTCCAGTCAGGTTCCAATGATGTCACATTCTACGTGTTGATGTCAAACTTGTACTTTGAAGCTGGAATGTTGGAAGATGCAGAAAGGATGAGAAGGGCCATGAAGGACATGGAACTCAAGAAGACTGCTGGGCGTAGTGCAGTAAACCAATAG